A window of Corallococcus macrosporus DSM 14697 contains these coding sequences:
- a CDS encoding ABC transporter permease, whose amino-acid sequence MSGLSFSVFRKELKDHLRDRRSVLTSLAWPLIGPVVFMVMFNMLASWYRQDRPLALPVVGREHAPSLMAFLERYGAQLEEAPEDYEARIRAGSLDAVLVVPDDYAEAYSAGRTAEVQLVVDSSRQSARQSVLRARRLLEAYAHLLGNQRLYARGVSPDLAIPVRVQEADLSTPERTAAGLLNMVPLFLVIAAFAGGMQVASDAMAGERERGSLEPLLLNPAPRSAVVTGKWLATVVMAVAAVVITLVGYLLVVRRVPLEDLGVKARFDAPAALGMAAAVLPLALAVSAVQLWVSTYARSFKEAQTYLSLLMVVPMMPGMVLALSPLQPKLWMFAVPVLGQEVLAGEVMRGEPMGALPYLIAAASSLVVTVLSLAVTSRLLTQERIVFGRG is encoded by the coding sequence ATGAGCGGGTTGTCCTTCTCCGTCTTCCGCAAGGAGCTGAAGGACCACCTGCGCGACCGGCGCTCGGTGCTCACGTCGCTGGCGTGGCCGCTGATTGGCCCCGTCGTGTTCATGGTGATGTTCAACATGCTGGCCTCCTGGTACCGCCAGGACCGGCCGCTGGCGCTGCCGGTGGTGGGGCGGGAGCACGCCCCCAGCCTGATGGCCTTCCTGGAGCGCTACGGGGCGCAGTTGGAGGAGGCGCCGGAGGACTACGAGGCGCGCATCCGGGCGGGCTCGCTGGACGCGGTGCTGGTGGTGCCGGACGACTACGCCGAAGCGTATTCGGCCGGGCGCACCGCCGAGGTGCAGCTCGTGGTGGACAGCTCGCGCCAGTCCGCGCGCCAGTCGGTGCTGCGCGCGCGGCGGCTCCTGGAGGCGTACGCGCACCTCCTGGGCAACCAGCGCCTCTACGCGCGCGGCGTGTCTCCGGACCTGGCCATCCCCGTGAGGGTGCAGGAGGCGGACCTGTCCACGCCGGAGCGCACCGCGGCGGGTCTGCTCAACATGGTGCCGCTCTTCCTGGTCATCGCGGCCTTCGCGGGCGGCATGCAGGTGGCCAGCGACGCCATGGCGGGTGAGCGCGAGCGCGGCTCGCTGGAGCCCCTGCTGCTCAACCCGGCGCCCCGGAGCGCGGTGGTGACGGGCAAGTGGCTGGCCACCGTGGTGATGGCCGTCGCGGCGGTGGTGATTACGCTGGTGGGCTACCTGCTGGTGGTGCGGCGCGTGCCGCTGGAGGACCTGGGCGTGAAGGCCCGCTTCGACGCGCCCGCCGCCCTGGGCATGGCCGCCGCGGTGCTGCCGCTGGCCCTGGCCGTGTCGGCCGTGCAGCTCTGGGTGTCCACCTATGCACGCTCCTTCAAGGAGGCGCAGACGTACCTGTCGCTCCTGATGGTGGTGCCCATGATGCCGGGCATGGTGCTGGCGCTGTCGCCGCTCCAGCCGAAGCTGTGGATGTTCGCGGTGCCGGTGCTGGGCCAGGAGGTGCTGGCGGGCGAGGTGATGCGCGGCGAGCCGATGGGGGCGTTGCCCTACCTCATCGCCGCCGCGTCGAGCCTCGTCGTCACGGTGCTGTCGCTGGCGGTCACCAGCCGTCTGTTGACCCAGGAGCGCATCGTCTTCGGCCGGGGCTGA
- a CDS encoding ATP-binding cassette domain-containing protein, whose protein sequence is MIEARNLHKRFGKKVTAVEDVSFTAEDGVITGLLGPNGAGKTTTMRMLYTLVRPDRGTALVDGVDVVQRPEEARRALGVLPDARGLYPRLTAREHARYYGELHGLSGAALDQRVDELLDLLDMRDIADRRTEGFSQGQRVKVAMARALVHGPRNVLLDEPTNGLDVMSTRAVRTLLRRLKDEGRCVVFSSHVMQEVAALCDRIVVVAHGRVVADGTPDALRASTGKDSLEEAFVATIGTDQGLMQ, encoded by the coding sequence ATGATTGAAGCCAGGAACCTGCACAAGCGCTTCGGCAAGAAGGTGACGGCGGTGGAGGACGTGTCCTTCACGGCGGAGGACGGCGTCATCACCGGCCTGCTGGGGCCCAACGGCGCCGGCAAGACGACGACGATGCGCATGCTCTACACGCTGGTGCGCCCGGACCGGGGCACCGCGCTGGTGGACGGCGTGGACGTGGTGCAGCGGCCCGAGGAGGCCCGGCGGGCGCTGGGCGTGCTGCCGGACGCGCGCGGCCTCTACCCGCGCCTCACCGCCCGCGAGCACGCGCGCTACTACGGCGAGCTGCACGGCCTGTCCGGCGCCGCGCTGGACCAGCGCGTGGACGAGCTGCTGGACCTGCTGGACATGCGGGACATCGCGGACCGCCGCACGGAGGGCTTCAGCCAGGGGCAGCGCGTGAAGGTGGCCATGGCGCGCGCGCTGGTGCACGGACCTCGGAACGTGCTGCTGGACGAGCCCACCAACGGGCTGGACGTCATGAGCACCCGCGCGGTGCGCACCCTGCTGCGGCGCTTGAAGGACGAGGGCCGCTGCGTGGTGTTCTCCAGCCACGTCATGCAGGAGGTGGCGGCGCTGTGTGACCGCATCGTGGTGGTGGCGCACGGGCGGGTGGTGGCGGACGGCACGCCGGACGCGCTGCGCGCGAGCACCGGCAAGGACAGCCTGGAGGAGGCCTTCGTGGCCACCATCGGCACGGACCAGGGGTTGATGCAATGA
- a CDS encoding alpha/beta hydrolase: MWGASRIPLEAPVSGVRAHISAHLPPWRALLALGLLAAASVSCSKGGQDPAERRTLSLKPCRLEGLATQAQCGTYEVFEDRAARTGRKLPLRVVVVPALAAQPQPDPLVLLAGGPGQAASRATQVLMAVERIRRKRDIVLVDQRGTGDSNPLDCKPDSPDDKLSAQLDEGKAVEELRRCHEGWAADVRHYTTPNAMDDLDEVREALGYEKLNLWGVSYGTRAALVYMRRHPERVRTAILDGVAPMGLYLPLYAPRDAQQALDRLLANCEADAACAKAYPDLRARTEALLTSLEAAPARAKVAHPRTGVVEEVAFSRRTFMSQLFAQLYNPEMSSLVPLMLDRATRGDWSPFVALSVGLTENLGRTVSQGLYFAVVCAEDAPFFDEAAVVREARGTWFGSAMGREVLSICSEWPKAALPPGYREPVTSSVPTLLLSGELDPVTPPAWAEEAKRTLSNSLHVVVPGTGHNTVGADCARTLMHDVLTQGSVEGLSSTCGDKLTRPPFFTSFAGPVP; the protein is encoded by the coding sequence ATGTGGGGAGCCTCCCGTATCCCGTTGGAGGCGCCCGTGTCCGGGGTTCGTGCACACATCTCCGCTCATCTTCCTCCCTGGCGCGCGCTGCTGGCCCTGGGGCTGCTGGCCGCGGCGTCGGTCTCCTGTTCGAAGGGCGGGCAGGACCCGGCCGAGCGGCGGACGCTGTCGCTGAAGCCCTGCCGGCTGGAGGGCCTGGCCACGCAGGCCCAGTGCGGGACCTACGAGGTCTTCGAGGACCGGGCGGCTCGCACGGGCCGCAAGCTTCCCCTGCGCGTGGTGGTGGTGCCGGCGCTGGCGGCGCAGCCGCAGCCTGACCCGCTGGTGCTGCTGGCGGGTGGGCCCGGCCAGGCGGCGTCGCGCGCGACGCAGGTGTTGATGGCGGTGGAGCGCATCCGCCGCAAGCGGGACATCGTGTTGGTGGACCAGCGGGGCACGGGGGATTCGAACCCGCTGGATTGCAAGCCGGACTCGCCGGACGACAAGCTGTCCGCGCAGTTGGATGAAGGCAAGGCGGTGGAGGAGCTGCGCAGGTGCCACGAGGGCTGGGCCGCGGACGTGCGCCACTACACCACGCCCAACGCCATGGATGACCTGGACGAGGTCCGCGAGGCGCTGGGCTACGAGAAGCTCAACCTCTGGGGCGTGTCCTACGGCACGCGCGCGGCGCTGGTGTACATGCGGCGGCACCCGGAGCGCGTGCGGACCGCCATCCTGGACGGCGTGGCGCCCATGGGGCTGTACCTGCCGCTGTACGCGCCTCGCGACGCGCAGCAGGCGCTGGACCGGCTGCTGGCCAACTGCGAGGCGGACGCGGCGTGCGCCAAGGCCTACCCGGACCTGCGGGCCCGCACGGAGGCGCTGCTGACGTCGCTGGAGGCCGCGCCCGCGCGCGCCAAGGTGGCGCACCCGCGCACCGGCGTGGTGGAGGAGGTCGCCTTCTCGCGCCGCACCTTCATGTCGCAGCTCTTCGCGCAGCTCTACAACCCGGAGATGTCCTCGCTGGTGCCGCTGATGCTGGACCGGGCCACGCGGGGAGACTGGTCTCCCTTCGTCGCGCTCAGCGTGGGCCTGACGGAGAACCTGGGCCGCACGGTGAGCCAGGGCCTCTACTTCGCCGTCGTCTGCGCGGAGGACGCGCCCTTCTTCGACGAGGCGGCGGTGGTGCGCGAGGCGCGGGGCACCTGGTTCGGCTCGGCCATGGGCCGCGAGGTGCTCTCCATCTGCTCGGAGTGGCCGAAGGCGGCGCTGCCCCCGGGCTACCGCGAGCCGGTGACGTCGTCGGTGCCCACGCTGCTGCTGTCGGGCGAGCTGGACCCGGTGACGCCTCCCGCGTGGGCGGAGGAGGCGAAGCGCACGCTCTCCAACAGCCTGCACGTGGTGGTGCCCGGCACGGGCCACAACACGGTGGGCGCGGACTGCGCGCGCACGCTGATGCACGACGTGCTGACGCAGGGGAGCGTGGAGGGGCTGTCGTCCACGTGCGGCGACAAGCTCACGCGGCCTCCCTTCTTCACCTCCTTCGCCGGCCCGGTGCCCTGA
- a CDS encoding LEA type 2 family protein: protein MPTMKRALLVLAVLGLTTLSGCAALQNMLKGAFKKPTLSFKTARLADASLSDATVNLVYELNNPNGFGLNLANVDYAFFVEGKQVVAGKPRQGLALKANGKSELIFPANVKFADIVPVLETFLKKDKAAFKAQGTVGVKTPIGVLSFPLEKEGSFEVPKIPQVSFQAPRIKNITLSGATVEFPLSITNRNSFPLPVSGITGALKVAGADVGTLSTGNLGKLDGSGTKQVTLPLTINFARAANAALALRSGGNAQVRLDGKLTSESQSVPLSLNQLLNFVK from the coding sequence ATGCCCACCATGAAACGTGCCCTCCTCGTCCTGGCCGTCCTGGGACTCACCACCCTCAGTGGCTGCGCCGCCCTCCAGAACATGCTGAAGGGGGCCTTCAAGAAGCCCACCCTCTCCTTCAAGACGGCCCGGCTCGCGGACGCGTCGCTGTCCGACGCCACCGTCAACCTGGTCTACGAGCTGAACAACCCCAACGGCTTCGGGTTGAACCTGGCCAACGTGGACTACGCCTTCTTCGTGGAGGGCAAGCAGGTGGTGGCCGGCAAGCCGCGCCAGGGGCTGGCGCTCAAGGCCAACGGCAAGAGCGAGCTCATCTTCCCCGCCAACGTGAAGTTCGCGGACATCGTCCCGGTGCTGGAGACCTTCCTCAAGAAGGACAAGGCCGCGTTCAAGGCGCAGGGCACCGTGGGCGTGAAGACGCCCATTGGCGTGCTGAGCTTCCCGCTGGAGAAGGAGGGCTCCTTCGAGGTCCCCAAGATTCCGCAGGTGTCCTTCCAAGCGCCGCGCATCAAGAACATCACCCTGTCCGGCGCCACCGTGGAGTTCCCGCTCTCCATCACCAACCGCAACAGCTTCCCGCTGCCCGTGTCCGGCATCACCGGCGCGCTGAAGGTGGCGGGCGCGGATGTGGGCACGCTGTCCACCGGAAACCTGGGCAAGCTGGACGGCAGCGGGACGAAGCAGGTCACCCTGCCGCTCACCATCAACTTCGCCCGCGCGGCGAACGCGGCCCTGGCCCTGCGCTCGGGCGGCAATGCGCAGGTCCGCCTGGACGGCAAGCTCACCTCGGAATCCCAGAGCGTTCCCCTGAGTCTCAATCAGCTCCTCAATTTCGTTAAGTGA
- the panD gene encoding aspartate 1-decarboxylase: MRRILFKSKIHRATVTQADLDYEGSVTIDRDLLRAADIVENEKVAVWNITQGTRLETYALEGEAGSGVICINGAAAHLNKPGDLVILATFAEVEEAEVASWKPTVVFVDKDNRVVPGQTKEIPGPQRRTA; encoded by the coding sequence ATGCGCCGCATCCTCTTCAAGTCGAAAATCCACCGCGCGACCGTCACCCAGGCTGACCTGGATTACGAAGGGTCCGTCACCATTGATCGCGACCTGCTCCGCGCCGCGGACATCGTGGAGAACGAGAAGGTCGCGGTCTGGAACATCACCCAGGGCACGCGCCTGGAGACCTACGCGCTGGAGGGTGAGGCCGGCAGCGGCGTCATCTGCATCAACGGCGCGGCGGCGCACCTGAACAAGCCGGGCGACCTGGTCATCCTCGCCACCTTCGCGGAGGTGGAGGAGGCCGAGGTGGCGAGTTGGAAGCCCACCGTGGTGTTCGTGGACAAGGACAACCGCGTGGTCCCCGGACAGACGAAGGAGATTCCGGGCCCTCAGCGCCGCACGGCCTGA
- a CDS encoding EcsC family protein: protein MGIYDSVAERLAFMKKMTPAELKKLGSARLSDIVLQEVARSRVRIATLEKRYPQASPRELAQRIVDEKKNLASMVGGVSGVFGLVALPADLLFMAYLQILLLTDVATLYKVNLKTERARGEMLDLFGYANGLGPLPRAGPKVLGKLAAMLLEKGGMHTLGRAMPLVAAPVTAYFNNQHIQMVGEQAVRFYEGFDKAHAKAKAQRKKASGA from the coding sequence ATGGGCATCTACGACAGCGTGGCCGAGCGGCTGGCCTTCATGAAGAAGATGACGCCGGCGGAGCTGAAGAAGCTCGGCTCGGCCCGGCTGTCGGACATCGTCCTGCAGGAGGTGGCGCGCTCGCGCGTGCGCATCGCCACGCTGGAGAAGCGCTACCCGCAGGCGTCGCCGCGGGAGCTGGCCCAGCGCATCGTGGACGAGAAGAAGAACCTCGCCAGCATGGTGGGCGGGGTGAGCGGCGTGTTCGGCCTGGTGGCGTTGCCGGCGGACCTGCTGTTCATGGCGTACCTGCAAATCCTCCTGCTCACGGACGTGGCCACGCTCTACAAGGTGAACCTCAAGACGGAGCGGGCGCGCGGGGAGATGCTGGATTTGTTCGGCTACGCCAACGGCCTGGGCCCGCTGCCTCGCGCGGGGCCCAAGGTGCTGGGGAAGCTGGCCGCCATGCTGCTGGAGAAGGGCGGCATGCACACGCTGGGGCGGGCCATGCCGCTGGTGGCCGCGCCCGTCACGGCCTACTTCAACAACCAGCACATCCAGATGGTGGGTGAGCAGGCCGTGCGCTTCTACGAGGGCTTCGACAAGGCCCACGCCAAGGCGAAGGCCCAGCGCAAGAAGGCCAGCGGCGCCTGA
- a CDS encoding MarR family winged helix-turn-helix transcriptional regulator — translation MSELSAEVRVQVARLRNLLIDVARCGALGSPLGALPHTELDHMEVQAIWWLKAESLLPVNILAERLGGIAPPRLSRLLDRLESAQLVQRERSVRHDRRRVRVRLTEQGRAMAEQADSVVQERMARLLMPLEGEQRSALMDLLEGWVEALGGKNRAADVAAEEGETDAPVAEELEPTAAPRRTRAGMMDITASAA, via the coding sequence ATGTCCGAGCTCTCAGCGGAAGTGCGGGTTCAGGTGGCGCGGCTGAGGAATCTGCTCATCGACGTAGCACGCTGCGGTGCGCTGGGCAGTCCCCTGGGCGCCCTGCCGCATACGGAGCTGGACCACATGGAGGTCCAGGCCATCTGGTGGCTGAAGGCGGAGAGCCTCCTTCCCGTGAACATCCTCGCGGAGCGGCTGGGCGGCATCGCCCCGCCCCGGCTGAGCCGGCTGTTGGACCGGCTGGAGTCCGCGCAGCTCGTCCAGCGCGAGCGCTCCGTGCGGCATGATCGCCGCCGCGTGCGCGTGCGGCTCACGGAGCAGGGGCGCGCCATGGCGGAGCAGGCGGACTCCGTGGTCCAGGAGCGCATGGCCCGGCTGCTGATGCCGCTGGAGGGGGAGCAGCGCAGCGCGCTGATGGACCTGCTCGAGGGCTGGGTGGAGGCGCTGGGCGGGAAGAACCGCGCGGCGGACGTTGCCGCCGAAGAGGGCGAGACGGACGCCCCGGTGGCCGAGGAGTTGGAACCCACCGCGGCGCCGAGGCGCACTCGCGCGGGGATGATGGACATCACGGCCAGCGCGGCGTGA
- a CDS encoding IS4 family transposase, with amino-acid sequence MSKSITHAEVHRFIEEAVGPDTHAKRVLSLSNATLGAVHAASLSVRAIGLALSQARGLEGKHAIKQVDRLLSNSGVDVWRLFAQWVPFVVAERKAVTVTIDWTDFESDDHTTVAIQLVTRHGRATPLLWKTVPKSELAGQRNAHEDALLERLHQVLPSDVEVTVLADRGFGDVALYELLDRLSFGYVIRFRGVVHVESAGGEVHKAKEWVPPTGRPKLLRGARVTQARFGVGAVVCVHQKGMKEAWFLAASSKEATATELVKAYGRRFTCEETHRDIKDLRFGMGLSAIAIGTCERRDRLLLLSAFAMALLTLLGAAGEATGLDRKFRADTRKTREYSLFRQGIIYYGALANMREEWLRPLMEKFAELIREQAVFREAFGFI; translated from the coding sequence ATGTCGAAATCCATAACGCACGCCGAGGTGCATCGGTTCATTGAGGAAGCCGTCGGCCCGGACACCCATGCTAAGCGTGTGCTGTCGCTGTCCAATGCCACCTTGGGCGCCGTGCACGCCGCCAGCCTCTCGGTGAGGGCCATCGGACTGGCGCTCTCCCAGGCGCGGGGGTTGGAAGGCAAGCACGCCATCAAGCAGGTGGACCGACTGCTGTCCAACTCTGGCGTCGACGTGTGGCGACTGTTCGCGCAGTGGGTGCCCTTCGTGGTGGCCGAGCGCAAAGCGGTGACAGTCACCATTGACTGGACGGACTTCGAGTCGGACGACCACACCACGGTCGCCATCCAGCTTGTCACCCGCCACGGCCGCGCCACGCCGTTGCTGTGGAAGACGGTGCCCAAGAGCGAGTTGGCCGGGCAGCGCAATGCCCATGAGGACGCGTTGCTGGAGCGATTGCACCAGGTGCTGCCCTCCGACGTGGAGGTGACGGTGCTCGCGGACCGAGGATTCGGAGACGTCGCCCTGTATGAATTGCTGGACAGACTCAGCTTCGGCTACGTCATTCGCTTTCGTGGCGTCGTGCACGTCGAAAGTGCCGGAGGGGAGGTGCACAAGGCGAAGGAGTGGGTGCCCCCGACGGGCCGTCCGAAGTTGCTGCGCGGAGCGCGCGTCACCCAGGCCCGTTTCGGCGTGGGTGCCGTCGTCTGCGTGCACCAGAAGGGAATGAAAGAGGCCTGGTTTCTGGCGGCCAGCAGCAAGGAAGCCACTGCCACCGAGTTGGTGAAGGCCTACGGACGTCGCTTCACCTGCGAGGAGACGCACCGGGACATCAAGGACTTGCGCTTCGGCATGGGCCTGTCCGCCATCGCTATCGGCACCTGCGAGCGCCGCGACAGACTGTTGCTGCTGTCCGCCTTCGCCATGGCGCTGCTGACGCTGCTCGGCGCTGCGGGCGAAGCGACGGGGCTCGACAGGAAGTTCCGCGCCGACACCCGTAAGACGCGCGAGTACTCTCTCTTTCGGCAAGGCATCATCTACTACGGCGCCCTCGCCAACATGCGAGAGGAGTGGCTCCGCCCCCTCATGGAGAAATTCGCCGAGCTCATCCGCGAGCAGGCCGTCTTCCGCGAGGCATTCGGCTTCATTTGA